From a single Pararge aegeria chromosome 16, ilParAegt1.1, whole genome shotgun sequence genomic region:
- the LOC120630643 gene encoding uncharacterized protein LOC120630643, which yields MQNDEDKKEIAFDIKQNKTKEGRRNWLTKFNLNLRAASAQGKDDEKDDTLKSKISTLVKQTVHDTNKKMELVSHIKEHLRDKYPYKVGFILSMIKKSKDVLNELFNIAVKHKNDWKALEQLKIFELIVHTNVDTTNLVRQLVEVHLQHLNSTQTVLYHRSRVVLLK from the coding sequence ATGCAGAACGACgaagataaaaaagaaatagcTTTTGacataaagcaaaataaaacaaaagaaggaAGAAGAAACTGGCTTACCAAGTTTAATCTTAATTTAAGAGCAGCATCTGCTCAAGGTAAGGATGATGAAAAAGATGATACGCTGAAAAGTAAGATATCGACACTCGTTAAACAAACTGTGCacgatacaaataaaaaaatggagttGGTATCGCATATAAAGGAGCATCTACGTGATAAATATCCTTATAAAGTTGGTTTCATATTGAGTATGATAAAGAAATCGAAAGATGTTCTGAACGAACTTTTCAATATAGCTGTTAAGCATAAGAACGATTGGAAAGCGCTTGAacaattgaaaatatttgaaCTAATTGTTCACACGAATGTCGATACAACGAATCTTGTACGACAACTTGTTGAAGTACATCTTCAGCACCTGAACTCCACACAGACAGTATTATATCACAGGAGTAGagttgtattattaaaataa